From a single Drosophila sulfurigaster albostrigata strain 15112-1811.04 chromosome 3, ASM2355843v2, whole genome shotgun sequence genomic region:
- the LOC133843802 gene encoding polyadenylate-binding protein, with translation MFVNSMTFRGNPANYHQQQPTLNHHTLAAAAAHHQQQLHHHAAATAGHLGHGISGGGHAASNHLAAAAVLGRHGHGSLNAAGGGGGGHTSGSSHSSGALAAASGSSGGSSNSSPDSGKIYIKNLERSIDNKAVYETFSVFGNILNCNVAKDEEGNSRGYGFVHFDTEEAARAAIEKVNGMLCNNQKVHVVKFIPRRDREQEKATHFKNLYVKNLSEEFTEQHLREMFEPYGRITSHKLMLDEEGRSRRFGFVAFENPQSALAAVIGLHGKQLGDNKFLYVARALSKNERQQEINRKLEERKRQKAGQIFYY, from the exons ATGTTCGTCAATTCGATGACGTTCCGTGGAAATCCGGCTAActaccatcagcagcagccgacGCTTAATCATCATACGctcgctgctgccgccgcccatcatcagcagcagctgcatcatCATGCCGCTGCCACCGCGGGCCATCTCGGTCACGGCATCTCTGGCGGCGGCCATGCCGCCAGCAATCATTTGGCGGCAGCCGCCGTGCTCGGACGCCATGGACATGGCTCGCTGAATGCGGCTGGCGGCGGTGGAGGCGGTCACACATCGGGCTCATCGCATTCGAGTGGCGCGTTGGCAGCGGCCAGCGgaagcagcggcggcagcagcaatagtTCACCGGATAGCGGCAAGATTTACATCAAGAATCTGGAGCGTTCAATTGATAACAAGGCAGTGTATGAGACATTTTCGGTGTTTGGCAACATCCTCAACTGTAATGTGGCCAAGGATGAAGAGGGCAACTCTCGTGGATATGGCTTTGTGCATTTCGATACGGAGGAGGCCGCTCGGGCGGCCATTGAGAAGGTCAATGGCATGCTATGCAATAATCAGAAGGTGCATGTGGTCAAGTTTATACCACGGCGGGATCGCGAACAGGAGAAGGCCACCCATTTCAAGAATCTGTATGTGAAGAATCTAAGCGAGGAGTTCACCGAGCAGCATTTGCGTGAAATGTTTGAGCCTTATGGTCGCATCACCAGTCACAAG CTCATGCTAGATGAGGAGGGACGCTCGCGCCGTTTTGGATTTGTGGCATTCGAGAATCCACAATCGGCGCTGGCCGCCGTCATTGGATTGCATGGCAAGCAGCTGGGTGACAACAAGTTCTTGTATGTGGCACGGGCACTCAGCAAGAACGAGCGACAGCAGGAGATCAATCGCAAGCTGGAGGAGCGTAAACGTCAAAAGGCCGGTCAAATATTCTACTattaa